NNNNNNNNNNNNNNNNNNNNNNNNNNNNNNNNNNNNNNNNNNNNNNNNNNNNNNNNNNNNNNNNNNNNNNNNNNNNNNNNNNNNNNNNNNNNNNNNNNNNNNNNNNNNNNNNNNNNNNNNNNNNNNNNNNNNNNNNNNNNNNNNNNNNNNNNNNNNNNNNNNNNNNNNNNNNNNNNNNNNNNNNNNNNNNNNNNNNNNNNNNNNNNNNNNNNNNNNNNNNNNNNNNNNNNNNNNNNNNNNNNNNNNNNNNNNNNNNNNNNNNNNNNNNNNNNNNNNNNNNNNNNNNNNNNNNNNNaaacaaacaaacaaagaaaacaaaaccccaggactggtggagaggggaagggaccGCATCCTAGAAGCTGAGGCCTTTTATTAGGTATCTTCCAGTGAACTCACATTAACTCTAGGGAGTCTCCCTTAAAACAAAAAGTCCTATGTAGTTACAttgtttgtgcacacacatgtgtggatatgctcatggaggccagagttcCTTTCCAATACTGttcttcatcttttgtttttcagacaaggtttctttCTCACTTGAACCTGGAGCGTGATCATTTGGTTGGACTGGCTGGTCTCCTGTGCATCTCTTTAGGTGCGGGGATCACGGATGCACGAACATTGCAGCGTCTGGCTTTTTATGTCCAtcttggggatctgaactcagatcctcaggtttACGCGGCAatcactctacccactgagccatgtccacTGCCCCCATTCGCACACTTAAGAGCTCAAATGGGAGGATTAATGTGTCTCAAACCACCAGGCCCACTTCCCAGTGCTTAGGGAACATCTGGCCTGTGTACATCTGCTTGGTAAGTAAAATGGATTTCCAGAATACTCAGGGGAGGGGGCCTTTGAGGATTTAGAAAGAAGGGCGATGGCTGCAAAggtcagagaggaaactgagcaATGAAGAACAGGACAAAAGGGAGGTATCAGTTCCTTGTcctctctatttttaaaatctacctCCTTTACCTCAGTCTCCTCTGCACTCTATGCTTTCGAAAAGTGACCTCTTGATCCGCTTGAGTGTGAATCTCTTCTCTCCACATACACTCACTGCCCCTCCATATAATCCTATGTAATCCAaacccccccctccttttttttggTCTGCCAATAAATATGCGCAACTCAGCACCTGTTCTCAAGAAGCCAAAAACCATACACAAATTAGGCTGTAGTGAAAGCACCACGGGGAATTTTTCAGGTTCCCTTTTCGACGTCATATGGATCTTTTCAGTTCCTCAAACTCGCACTTTGGCTTCTCGCAGGGCCTCCTCATCTGCCTCTGTTGTTGTGGTTTCTGCGGAGTGGGTTCCTCTGCACGATGCTTTCCCTGGCCAACTCTTCATTTCGCAGCAGGCTTCCTATACGAagccttccctccacccccacctctagTCTAGATGAGCAGCTACCCCCGGGTCCGCCCCAAAGCAGGGATCTCCAGGTAAGCCAAGGGTCCCAGCATCCAGCCGTGCCGCCGAGCACACAGCACCGCCAAGGAGACCCCAGCCCAGACCCTGCCCacaggccccgcccccgcccgccCCTCGGGCTGGGCTACGCCCCGCGGCCCCGCCCCCTCACCTTCGCATTTGCTGGGCAATCGCACCCAGTCGGTCTCCTCGGCCCCGGCGGGACTCGGGCCTAGCTTCGGGGCGGGAAggagcagcagcggcagcagcagcagcgaagGAAATAGGAGGCAGCGGGGCGCGAGCTCAGACATGGACTCCATGGCCCAGCCGGACCCGGAGCAGAGCGGACCCGGCGGCGCTTCCTCCGGCAGCGCGCGCGGAGCAGTTTCCCCCCCTGGCCGCTTCCGGGACTGCGCACGTGCCTCTGGGTAACCACGGCAACGGCGAGCTCCGGCCCGCCCCTCGCCCCGTAGCCTCTAGCGGCTTGCGAAACGGACCAAGGCCCGCGGGCCACGCAACCAATGGGTTCGCTCGGCGTCTGCTTTATAGCCAATGGGAAAAAGGATCTTTTTTTCTCAGCCAATCAGAGAGCGGATGGTGGCTTTGGCGCCCTATAGCGATCTCACCGCCAGCTCACCGAGGCTCAGTAGCTGGAGCATCAGCTCCTAGCGGGTGGATCTCTATCATACCTTGGATGAACCCGCCTTGGGCGTTCTAGCCCTGGATAACGGACTATCtttcatggttttgtttcttgttctctgtcttttgttcttcgagacagggtttctttgtagccctggctgccctggaattcactgcGTGGACCAGGTCGGCTTCGAATTCAGAAGTCCAGCTGCTTCTAAGTGCACCTCCACACCGGGCCtcgtgggttttttttcccctattaaGGTGTTAGTAAAaagtctttatatatttattttgtgttggagGACGACTGGAGTCAGTtgcctccttccaccatgttggttCTGGGTTTCAAACTCGGATCCTTAAGGCTTAATGGTGGCCCCCTTTAGCCGCTAAGCTAACTAATCAACCCTATCCATGACTTTCTTTATAAAGCTGCAAGCCCTCACTAGACACCGGCTTTTAAGGTTTATTACAGCCACTCACTCGAATAGATACTTAGGGACTCACAACAGTCCAGATGCCCAGTAACTTCGCATTTCTCCTTATGAAAACTAGAATTAATAAACAGATAAGAGTGATCCTCCTACATCTTGAGGCTTGCCTGTTGGAAAGCACAAATCAATTCATGAACTAAtgggattaaaaaagaaaaattagggcTGTTGCTCACGGCGAGATCTTTGCCTAGCACTTGACTATCATATACCCTGGCGATCCATCTCCAGGCTGACATAGACCTgtcattcttggctatatagtgtgtgtgtgtgggggggggggcctatctccaaaacaaaaccaccttaAAGTGTGTGGGACAGGTGAATAAACAtcccagtgtttttttttttgtgtgtgtgtgtgtgtgtgtagtatcaCTGCATCTTCtgttatttatttggattttgtGCTCCTAAAAGGCAGGAACCTGGCATTGGACATTTACacttcccttctgcctctgcagcaTCAGGACTCCCTGACTGAACACAGATCTTAGCTACAGAGTGGCTGCCTCCTGTGCGTGAGATCCTGGACTCAGTCTGGCACCAGATACAAAGTGGGCAATATCAGTCAGGAGGgatggtggaggcagaaagaaagaccaCGGCTTTGGGGCGAAGCAGAAGGATCgagcgttcaaggccagccttggtccTAGGGGGACTCTGACTCCTTAGGTTTGCTTTAAACTGGAAGCTGAAAGCAAACGCAGCTTTGTCCATAAAGCTCTGTTTCCATTGAGTTTCCTTCTAGGTCTGGGTGGATTTGCTGCCCTTACGAAGACCTCCATGCCCAGCCTGTCCTTTGTAGTCAGTGGTGACTAGTTTAAAGCAGTTGTGTCTGTAAGCCCCGTCCCTGAGACTCCTCTAAGGGCCATAACACCCATTCTCAGCCTtttgaggcaggagagtggccAGGCTGGGGGTCGGTGAAGAAGGGGGTGAACCAAGATCAGGCCACAAAATCCCTCCAATCCCTGAACTTGCTCCAAAATCAGGCCATAAAATCGctccagctgggtgtggtggcacacgcctttaatcccagcacttgggaggcagaggcaggtggatttctgagttcgaggccagcctggtctacaaattgagtcccaggacagccagggctacacagagaaaccctgtctcagaaaacaaaacaaacaaacaaacaaaaaaaaaaaacggaaaaaaaaattgttccaaTCCCAGGCTACCTTGGAAAGCTCCACCCCCAAGAAGCTCTTTATAAAGTCTGCCTCCTGCTCAGCCCTCTGCTGCTCCTCTCCTGAGCAGAGGTAGCCACTCTCCTGTATGTTTTCCAATAAATCTGTGTAAGGTTTCTTGTGCCCTGAGACTAAGGTATTTCATGGCTCCCGACACTTGGTCTCAGGACACTTTTACTAGATGAGGCTATGGTGTGTGGAACTTCACAGGATTGGAACAGCCTCCAGGTTGTCTCCACTTGCCCTAGGCTCTGTTAGACTTGGGGAGGCTCAGAAGCTGACCAGCAGCACCCTTGACTCACAAGACTTCAAACCCCTCCTAGAGATAAATTATTCAGCCACAGAGGTGATTTCAGCAACGGGAGCAGGACAGGGTTGAAGAACAGAGCAAAGACGGTTGAGAAGGAAGAAACTCAACTTCTGGACGGAGGCCCTGCTGAGCAGACATTTAAAGAAACCAACACTAAAGCCTGTGCTCAACCCCTGGGCTGAGGGCTGGGAAGGGACAATGTctacagaaaccaaggctaccgATGGACCCCTCCCTGAACCCGGCCGCGGGGGAAGAATCAATTCCTGTAGGGATGGGGGACAGCTTTATTTCCAGAAGCCGTGCCCCTGCTCCCTAATGGACCCACAGAAAGAGGCAGGAGAtggggctgggaaaatggcttGGTGGTATTTACcccacaagcatgaagaccagaatTGAGATCATTAGAACCCATGTGACTATCATGTAAGAGTGGCATGCCACCAGAAACCCCAATGTCCTGTGGAGATGGGACTCTTGGAGAAAGCCGACTAGCTAAAATAGTCACTAGACGAGTCTGTGAGCTCTAGATTTAGTTAAGAGTTCCAAGTTCAACTGAAGAGGCCCTGCCTCTCTACGACGTATGTGGATAttcagcgctcgggaggcagaggcaagcagctttctgtgagttggaggccagccagacCTATGTGGCGAGACTCGGTCttgaagaagaagtagaagaaaacgcagaagaggaggagggagggtaggagagggaagaaggatggagaaggaagaaggaaggagagaaaggaggaagaaaggaaggaagactgatTCAAGGAATCGGCGATGTTCACCCAGCATCAGCTAGGAGCCAGGTGCTACAGAGGTTTGCTGCCTTCcttagggttttgctgctctgaacagacaccatgaccaaggcgactcttataaaggaaaacattttactgGAGACGGCTTACAGATCAGAGGTTCACCTCTGTGAAATGGTCTCACGGAGATTGTTGGGTACCCAAcacccacattaggtggctcacagccatctataactccatctCGGCCTCTGGgggcttccatgggcacctatTCTCAGGTCCTCAGACACACACCCAAGGACGTGTGGTTGGAAGTaaacccctctctcccccttccctgtggGATCTCCACGCAAGAGCTCTCTCTAGGGaatgaaagaaaaccaacaaagccagaagtggtggtttgaaaaaaatgacccccataggtccatggggagtggcactattaggaggtgtggctttgttggaggaggtgtgtcacgaGAGGGTGTGCTCTGAGGTTAAAGCTCAAGCCAAACCTAGTGGCCCACTCTCTCATTCCTGCGGAtgcagatgtggaactctcagtaCCTCACGTGAGACTCTTAGTGACCCCTCTAGCACCTtacctgcttgcctgctgccgtgcttcccaccatgatgatgatgggctgagcctctgaactgtaagccagccccattgaaatgctgtcctttataggagttgccttggtcatggtgtctgttcacagcagtaaaaccctcacgAAGGCAGCAAACCTCTGTAGCACCTGGCTCCTAGCTGATGCTGGGTGAATATCTGTCAAATGAATAACGACCTTTAATTAATAGTGCGTAGGTTTGCAATTACTGTCTTCTGCTGGTAGCATTGGATGTGAGCCTGACGCCCCAGGAATCCTGGCCCTGCGCTCTTCTGTCAAGTCTGTACAAGTGAGCAGCTTAGCACTACCCCTGACTCCCTGGCTCCGCTCCGCCCTCTCACAGAGGTTGTGCCAGGGTCAGGAAACATAAAGGACCCTCGTCCAGTGACTGACAGTAGTGGAAGGAGAGTCCTTGCAGCCCCTCCCTGGACCCCGGACTCTGCAGTTTCCAGGTTCCCACTCTTTCTCCAGACAGCCTGCCCAGATGGCTGCTTCCTCTATGTCTGGTACCGCACCATGTTCCCCAGACACCCAAGTGAAAAGCTTTGTGACGTGCCTGTGTTGTGTATGCCTTTTGTATTGTGCCCAGTTACCAGGCGTATCCCGCCCTGTCTGACACTGAGTCCTTTTCTTCCCAAAGTCTCAGTCTGATAGGAGAGGCAAGAGTCCAGTCTCCGACAGCTCCATTTACAAGAAGAGGCAGAGCACATACAGAAACGGCAAAACGAAACCCCCCACTTTGAACAAGGAACACTGAGTGGGGATCCTGAGCTCCGGGCCCAGCGGGCCTCCTCACAGCCTGGACTTTGTGCTTCCTGGCCCAGGGAACAGTAGTGTCCACCATCACCACCCTGGGCTCAGAGGGGTGGGTAAGATCTAAGCTCAAAGACTCATAACTATGTCCAAATTCCgtgggtgggaggcagggacTTGCATGAGGGTGGTGGCTGGAGGTGCTGGCCCTGGCCCGCCAGCACACAGAGGCGACTGCAGGTCAGAAGGACATCCAAAAGAAGCAGTTTGAAGAGGAGCAGACGCAGTAGGCTCAGCCACAGTACCTGGCGCTGTGTCCCTGCAGAAGAAGGAGCCATGAGGAGTCCCCAGGAGCCCACCACAGGGAGGGCCTGTCCCCTGTGTTGGTCACTCTCTCTTTCCGCCTCCTTCTCCGAGGAAATTCTTTCCCGGTGTCTAACCTTCGTTTCTACTGCTAATAATTAGTGCCTTCTTCCTGCTTAGCCCTCATTTTATTTGGCAGGGGAGGCAGGCTTCAGGAATGAGCATCTGATGCAAAGAATAAATAGTGCAGTGTCTCTGGGCAAGAAATGGACGTGGGAATTATCAGCCAGTGCTCCTCTAGCACCTCAGGTAACCAGATAACACATAGGCTTTCATACCAAGACCACCTGTCACCCCCCTACCCAAGGAGCCATTAGGCTCCTTATTTTAGCTCTCATCTGCgctgctccactggggttcaggaATAAATCCCCGCCTTGTCCCAGGGAAGgctgaagcccaggctagccccaagcAAGGCGGTCCCTTTACTGGAAACTTCTCAGTCTTCCAACAGCAACCTCATGGGACCTATGGCTGAATTCAAGCTGAATGCCACCTGCCAGGTACCAGCACTGAGACGCTTGTTCCCAGCCaccatccctcccccacccacgAACCCGGACGACTTACCCCCGAGAGGCTCCGGAAAGCAGCTCCTGGCTGTCGAAGAGTCCCCTGTGAGTCAAGAAGAAGGGAATGAGGGCTACGGGAGGTCAAGCACCTCAGAGTCCCAGACCTGCGCCTAGCCCTGGTCAACCTGCAGGACATATGTGGAGACCCTGAGCCCACTTGTTAGCAATTCCTGAGGAGccatctcccacctccctgcctgaCAGCCCTAAGAGGCATGGCAGTCCCCTCCCACATGGAACCTACTCTTTTACAGCTTCTGCTGTAGGCAGGGCACTACTGAGGTGACCCAAATGCTCAATCATGACAGTGTTTGCTATACacgcaaaggacctgagttctatccccaggacccatgtttaaaaaaaataagaaacatgaCAGGCAGGGCTACGCAGATaaaaaacctgcctcaaaaaaacaagcaagcaagcaaacggGTAATGGTAGCCAATATTTATAATCCAGCACTGGGGGAAGTGTAGACAGGCTCCCCAACATATCCTGGCCCCATGGTATGAAAAAGGCCAGGAccccaggccccacccccacctgacaGCTGGAGGGGGTGTGTACTCCGGTTCTGGCCCCCAGTCCCAGGCCTGGTGTGGCAGACCAAGGGCTCCCAGGCTTCCAGTTCGTCAGAGGGCAAGGAAAGCTGGGCCAGGCTAGTCCAGGTGCCGTCCGGTGCCAGAGAGGGCCCATAGGTGAAGGCATCTAGGGCCCTGCCATTGCCAGCCGAGAACCAGACAGGGTTGTCAAGGCCAGGGGGTGCCGCATCGAGGACCAGGCAAACCACCAGTGTGTGTTGTCTTCCATCTACCAGCAGTGTGACAGGTGGAGCCAGAGACGGAAAGGGGCTGCCAGCGATGCCTGCAAGAGtgagaatttttatttccttaagaaCACAGAaatagagctgggtgtggtggcgcatgcctttaatcccagcactcgggaggcagaggcaggtggatttctgagttcgaggccagcctggtctgcagaataagttccaggacagcctgggctacacagagaaaccctgtcttgaaaaaccaaaaaaaaaaaaaaaaaaaaaaaaaggcctgtgctttcgttttaatcccaggtgtggggatgaGGGGCTGTTTCAGATTCTCCAAAGCACCTGACTATGGTTTGCCTCTGCTCCAGCAGGGGCacagttttgccagctgcagatcaTTTCTACGACTGTGTGACCTTTGGAACTCTGGGCACTTTTTAGAGGGTGTATGGCTCCGAGAGATGGGGTGGGTCGTTGGCCGGTGGGCAGGTGTTAGTTGGTTGCTGTCGGTCTTTGCTTGCTAAGTAGTCGTgggcaaagaagaaaacaaaagaagaaattagataccctgatggtgaagatcaaactctCCCCAACTTAATGCCCCTAACCAGCACAACCAGGAGTCTAACAATAACATCCACCCGTCTccttccactctttttttttttcctctcctatgtagtgttaggggttgaaagggtggagaagggtggaagaggaaagaaaccacAGGTACCCAGAATCCAGCCCacacctcccttccttttttttttttttttttttttaacatgatttcattattttcaactgttaatattcaacaaacagaatagttattttaagacatatttaaGCATAGCCTCAGTGTGGAAATTATTGAGCTATTCTACATtcctgttttgtgtgtttgtttgttttttttttttttttttttttggttgttgttgttgagacagggtttctctgtgtagccttggctgtcctggaactcactctgtagatcaggctggcctcgaactcagaaatccgccaccTGAAGTTTCTTAAtgcatttctctctatagagacccaacaaatgacaaatggagctcaactaccaatgtaaggcagaccaatacatgcatgtccttAGCAAAGAGTCCTTCCttatgtgtcctttcatgtgcttgctttaacagaacaccatccaacacaactgacttttccAAGAACCcttaagtgtgtgagtgtgtgtgtgtgtgtgtgtgtgtgtgtgtgtgtgtgtgcgtggagACTGGAGGATATTAACTGACCTGTTCCATCATCATCTGTCCCTTTGTTCCcttaggacagggtctctcactgcacCCAGAGCTAGGCCTGCATCCAGCAAGCCCCCAGTATGATCCTCCCGTCTCGACTCAgcccagcgctgggattacaagcacacttTGAGCAATGCACGGTTTTTCACATGCatgctgaggatttgaactcaggtcctcatgatggTGCAGCCAGAGTGCTGACTCACTGAACCATTGCCGCCACCTTTCTCCTATAATGCATCCATCCTCCATCGTCCACTGGTCTTCCtgctatctatctgtctattctttgtgagccccacccccactccttttgagacagggtttctctctgtggccctagctttgtagaccaagctggcctcggactcagagatctgcctgcctgtgctctcctgagctaggattaaagctgtgcgccaccacggcccagcaACTCCTTCCTCTGCCACCTGGGTATagaaaactgagaaagacaccGCCTGGGCCTTCGAGGAACTTTGTCCTGTGGGGAAGGCATTAGCTTCATAAACAAGTGGTTGTAAGACCGTGTTGTGCTGCCTGAGGCGAGCTGATGCTTCTCCAGGGAAGGGCGGAGGAGGAGGACGTGGGGTGAGAGCAGAGGACGGCTGACGAGGCTATccacgtctgtaatcccagaatgtgGGAGACTGAAGCCGGGTGGCTGAGCTGTGTGGCATGAGGCAGTGTTAAGCTGGGCTGGTTAAAATGGGAGCTGACCAGATGCCTCACTGAGGAAGGGTAGGTTTCCAAATCTGAGTTCAAACCTAGGAGCCTTCCTGGTAGAAGACAAAAACCTGAAAAacctcctgaaagttgtcctatGACTGCCAGACTCATGCACCCACCCATGCATGTACaggaaatgtaaaaattaatgtaaataaaaGGAGGGAGACGAAGTTCAGCGGAAGGATGCTTCTCTTTAACACAGGAAGCCCTGGGATTGGTTCCTAGCACCGAGTGAGATGAGAAGACAGACTATCGCCCTACAGGAGTGAGCTAGCAATAATATAAGTTAATAAATGGTTAACCTTTCCCCATATCTGAATCttattttggtttgctttttgttgttgttgttgtttgtttgtttttcaagacagggtttctctgtgtagccctggctgtcctggaactcactttgtagaccaggctggcctcgaactcagaaatctgcctgcccctgcctcccgagtgctgggattaaaggcgtgagccaccacgcccggctttggtttgctttttgagacattttactaggtagcccaggctggcctcaaacttcccaTGCAGCCGAGGAGCACTTTGAATTCTGGATCCTCCTGGCTCTACCTCCAGAGgactggattacaggcatgtccaCACCCTGGGCGCACGGCATGCCaaatctgggaactgaactctctCAACAGAGTTGTGCCCCCAGCCCCGGCTTGGGGTCttactctatttttaatttttttcttttagattttattttatttttatgtctgtgagtgtttCGACGGCAAGTCTGTCCATGCCCCACACGCCAACAGTGCTAGCACAGACCACAagggacattggatcccctgggattggagtcATAGGTGGTTGTAAgtcatcatgtaggtgctgggaatgaaactcagatcctgtggaagagcagccactgctcttaaccagtAAGCCATTGCTCTAGCTCCACTTATTCCTTCTCTTAAGAAAACAtatactgggctggagagatggctcagcagttaagagcactggctgctcttccagaggtcctgggttcgattcccagcgcCTACACACGCAACACTTcaatctgtaatggaatctgatgccctcttctggtgtgtctgaagacaatgacagtgtactcatatacttctCATAAGTActcattaagtaaataaatatattttaaaaattatgttcttggggctggtgagatggctcagcatttaagagctctgactgctcttcttaaggtccagagttcaaatcccagcaaccacatggtggctcacaaccatccataatgagctctgacaccctcttctggtgcatctgaagacagctagctacagtgtacttaattataataataaataaatctttgggcctgagggagctgggttgaccagagcaaagggggttgaccagagcgaacagaggtcctaaattcaattcccaacaaccaaatgaaggctcacaaccatctctacagcttcagtgtgtactcatatacataaataaataaataaatcttttaaaaaattatgttcttataatatttaaaaaaaaatgcactttgtATGCCAGGCTATGTTGGTgcacatgtttaatcccagcacttNggaggcagaggtaggcgtatttctgagtttgaggccagcctggtctacagagtgagggctacatagagaaaccctgtctcgaaacaaaacaaaacaaaacaaaaaaaacaacaaaatttactttgtgtgtgtgtgagagaaaagaTACGGGGTGCCAGTGGCGCATGTGCCTGGGGGGATCAGTGTTCAATCTGCAGACTCAGATCTGTGCTTCTGCAATGTAAGTAAAACCCCCAATATTAGCAACTGGAACTAAATTGACCCTATGCACTCTTGTGTGGCCAAGATAAAGAGATGCTTAGGGTGCCAGAGAAACGAGGAAGATCAGCTGAAAGTATTAGACAGCCAGATGACTGGTGTAGGAACACAGAGCATGCTCACTGGAGCCTCTGTGACCACAAATCTGTCTTCTTTGCCTTGAAGAATGTCCAACATTCTGTGGGCCAAGTGTAGGACAAGGCCACAGACAGAGCCGAGGTTAGCCCCTGACTCAATCCCCTCAGTCGACTGAGGTCCAAATCTCTCGATAATCACCCAATAGGGGTGTTGTGAAGAGTACAGATAACGTAATGTTTTGGTAAGTAAGCTTtggaaatactttatttttttaagatttattttatgtatatgagtgttctcgGATTCCAtcacagatggtcgtgagccaccatgtggttgctgggaattgaactcaggacctctctggaagggcagccagtgctcttaaccactgagccatccctccagcctaaGCAATGGAAATAGTATTTGTGTTAATATCACTAGGGCCTTGGAAACAACGGGACtagagagggctgggagtgacCCCAGGGCCCTGTCTCCTGAAGTGATTCAGTTTCTCTATAAAGCTTCCCAGATTGTTTTTCTCCACCCCAAGCACTTCTGTCCTAAAGCCCAGGGCAGTCAGCTTCTACCTCCCTTCCAATCCCCAACACTGGGTAGAACAGAGAGAAGGTTAGagtgggccgggcagtggtggcgcatgcctttcatcccagcacttgggaggcagaggcagggagatttctgagttcaagagcagcctgagctacagagtgagttctaggacagccagggctatacagagaaaccctgtcttggaaaaaacaaaaacaaaaacaaaaacaaaaaccagtatgTCCTTCTGGAGAAGGAGGCCATGAGACCTCAGAACCAGAGGGCCATGGTGCCCACTCATCGCTGTAGAGGCTCAGCTGGTACAGAGGATGAACTCAGTGAGAGCCAAATAGGGAGGCAAGAGGGACTTACCTGAAGGTCGAGCCTGACACCTGATgcccagaagcagcagcagcagccatgtcCTAGCCATGGCCCACTCGTGGAGAAGCATGACCCACTTGCAGCCGGGAGTTACCTGCTGGGGGAGGAGGCTCTCCTAGTCTGCCTCCCAGGCCACAGGCCCAGCTGCAGCTCTGAGGTGTGGGCTAGGGCAGGAGGCTCCCCTAGTCTGCCTCCCAGACCACAGACCCAGCTGTACCCCAGCTGCTCTGCTCTACCCCCTAGTTCCCAGTGCTttctggggaggaggggtgtcagGGAACTCGGGTCCCACTCCCATCCCAGGGGCTGGGTACCCACCCTCTCAtaacctcctctctctctctgaagaacACTTCACAGTCCCCAGAGGCTCGactgtttgagacaaggtctccacTGTGTggacctgactgtcctggaactcactctgtaaaccag
This portion of the Mus pahari chromosome 18, PAHARI_EIJ_v1.1, whole genome shotgun sequence genome encodes:
- the Ptcra gene encoding pre T-cell antigen receptor alpha, which produces MLLHEWAMARTWLLLLLLGIRCQARPSGIAGSPFPSLAPPVTLLVDGRQHTLVVCLVLDAAPPGLDNPVWFSAGNGRALDAFTYGPSLAPDGTWTSLAQLSLPSDELEAWEPLVCHTRPGTGGQNRSTHPLQLSGDSSTARSCFPEPLGGTQRQVLWLSLLRLLLFKLLLLDVLLTCSRLCVLAGQGQHLQPPPSCKSLPPTHGIWT